A single genomic interval of Streptomyces showdoensis harbors:
- a CDS encoding N,N-dimethylformamidase beta subunit family domain-containing protein has protein sequence MGAEQIRRWESGALAHAVSDPFGQGPLPWLRGSENYFDDTGQMVPWYADETLARGGGGGPRTADDVHGQIKGFVSSGAVAPGEAIDFHITVDPPQQFSVDIYRIGHYGGDGAAKITTSPRLSGIVQPAPLTADRTVSCHHWWQSWRLQIPSYWSIGAYVAVLTTVGGYRSHIPFTVRDSHPADLLLVLPDVTWQAYNLYPEDGRTGASLYHAWDEEGRLLGEEEAAVTVSFDRPYAGAGLPLHVGHAYDFIRWAERYGYDLAYAETRDLHAGRVDPSRYRGLVFPGHDEYWSAPMRRTAELARDQGTSLVFLSANTMYWQVELGPSPSGAPDRLLTCRKRRGPGRPALWREVDRPEQQLLGIQYAGRVPEPHPLVVRNADHWLWEATGAGEGDEIPGLVAGEADRYFPRTALPEHQGRILLAHSPYRDSEGALRHQETSLYRAPSGAWVFAAGTFAWSPALDRPGHVDTRVQRATANLLDRICKRD, from the coding sequence ATGGGGGCGGAGCAGATCAGGCGGTGGGAATCGGGCGCGCTCGCCCATGCCGTGTCGGATCCCTTCGGCCAGGGCCCGCTGCCCTGGCTGCGCGGCTCGGAGAACTACTTCGACGACACGGGTCAGATGGTGCCCTGGTACGCCGACGAGACCCTGGCCCGCGGGGGCGGCGGCGGGCCCCGGACCGCGGACGACGTGCACGGCCAGATCAAGGGCTTCGTGTCGAGCGGCGCCGTCGCGCCCGGCGAGGCGATCGATTTCCACATCACGGTGGACCCGCCGCAGCAGTTCTCGGTCGACATCTACCGGATCGGGCACTACGGCGGCGACGGAGCCGCCAAGATCACCACGAGTCCGCGGCTCTCCGGGATCGTCCAGCCGGCCCCGCTGACCGCCGACCGGACCGTCTCCTGCCACCACTGGTGGCAGTCCTGGCGGCTGCAGATCCCGTCGTACTGGTCGATCGGCGCCTACGTCGCCGTCCTCACCACCGTCGGCGGTTACCGCTCCCACATCCCGTTCACGGTCCGCGACAGCCATCCGGCGGACCTGCTGCTGGTCCTGCCGGACGTGACCTGGCAGGCGTACAACCTCTATCCGGAGGACGGCCGGACGGGCGCCAGCCTCTACCACGCCTGGGACGAGGAGGGCCGGCTGCTCGGCGAGGAGGAGGCCGCGGTCACGGTCTCCTTCGACCGCCCGTACGCGGGCGCGGGCCTGCCGCTGCACGTGGGCCACGCCTACGACTTCATCCGCTGGGCCGAGCGCTACGGCTACGACCTCGCGTACGCCGAGACCCGCGACCTGCACGCGGGCCGGGTGGACCCGAGCCGCTACCGGGGGCTGGTCTTCCCGGGCCACGACGAGTACTGGTCGGCGCCCATGCGCCGCACCGCCGAACTCGCCCGGGACCAGGGCACCTCGCTGGTCTTCCTCTCCGCCAACACCATGTACTGGCAGGTGGAGCTGGGCCCGTCGCCGTCCGGGGCCCCGGACCGGCTGCTCACCTGCCGCAAGCGCCGCGGCCCCGGCCGCCCGGCGCTGTGGCGCGAGGTCGACCGCCCCGAGCAGCAGCTGCTCGGCATCCAGTACGCGGGGCGGGTGCCCGAACCGCACCCGCTGGTCGTGCGGAACGCGGACCACTGGCTCTGGGAGGCCACCGGCGCGGGCGAGGGGGACGAGATCCCGGGCCTGGTCGCGGGCGAGGCGGACCGCTACTTCCCGCGCACCGCCCTGCCCGAGCACCAGGGCCGCATCCTGCTGGCGCACTCGCCCTACCGGGACAGCGAGGGGGCGCTCCGGCACCAGGAGACGAGCCTCTACCGGGCCCCGTCGGGCGCCTGGGTGTTCGCCGCCGGCACCTTCGCCTGGTCCCCGGCGCTGGACCGGCCGGGCCATGTGGACACCCGGGTCCAGCGCGCCACGGCGAACCTCCTGGACCGGATCTGCAAAAGGGACTGA
- a CDS encoding phosphoribosylaminoimidazolesuccinocarboxamide synthase, with protein MSGFVEKPEPVQVPGLTHLHTGKVRDLYRNEAGELVMVASDRISAFDWVLPTEIPDKGRVLTQLSLWWFDQLSDLVPHHVISTELPAGAPADWAGRTLICKPLDMVAVECVARGYLTGSGLLEYNDSRTVCGLALPEGLSDGSELPAPIFTPATKAAVGDHDENVSYEEVARQVGAETAALLRRTTLDVYARARDIARERGIVLADTKFEFGFESTPEGARLVLADEVLTPDSSRFWPADQWQPGRTQPSYDKQIVRNWLLSPESGWDRASEQPPPVLPQEVVERTRAKYLEAYELLTGKSWSQETR; from the coding sequence GTGTCCGGATTCGTAGAAAAGCCCGAGCCCGTCCAGGTCCCGGGCCTCACCCATCTCCACACGGGCAAGGTCCGCGACCTGTACCGCAACGAGGCGGGCGAGCTCGTGATGGTGGCGAGCGACCGCATCTCGGCCTTCGACTGGGTGCTGCCCACCGAGATCCCCGACAAGGGCCGGGTGCTGACCCAGCTCTCGCTCTGGTGGTTCGACCAGCTCTCCGACCTGGTCCCGCACCACGTGATCTCGACCGAGCTGCCGGCCGGCGCCCCCGCCGACTGGGCGGGCCGCACCCTGATCTGCAAGCCGCTGGACATGGTCGCGGTCGAGTGCGTGGCCCGCGGCTACCTCACCGGCTCCGGCCTGCTGGAGTACAACGACTCCCGTACGGTGTGCGGCCTCGCTCTCCCGGAGGGTCTGAGCGACGGGTCCGAGCTGCCCGCCCCGATCTTCACCCCGGCGACCAAGGCCGCCGTCGGCGACCACGACGAGAACGTGTCGTACGAGGAGGTCGCGCGTCAGGTGGGCGCCGAGACGGCGGCGCTGCTGCGCCGGACGACCCTCGACGTCTACGCCCGGGCCCGGGACATCGCCCGCGAGCGCGGGATCGTCCTGGCCGACACGAAGTTCGAGTTCGGCTTCGAGAGCACCCCGGAGGGCGCCCGTCTGGTCCTCGCCGACGAGGTGCTCACCCCGGACTCGTCCCGCTTCTGGCCGGCCGACCAGTGGCAGCCGGGCCGCACCCAGCCCTCGTACGACAAGCAGATCGTGCGGAACTGGCTGCTGTCGCCGGAGTCCGGCTGGGACCGCGCGAGCGAGCAGCCGCCGCCGGTCCTCCCGCAGGAGGTCGTGGAGCGGACCCGCGCCAAGTACCTGGAGGCGTACGAGCTGCTGACCGGAAAGTCCTGGAGCCAGGAGACGCGGTAG
- the purD gene encoding phosphoribosylamine--glycine ligase: protein MKVLVIGGGAREHALCRSLSLDPDVTALHCAPGNAGIAEVAELHPVDQLDGDAVARLATELGAELVVVGPEAPLVEGVADAVRAAGIPVFGPSREAAQLEGSKAFAKDVMAGAGVPTARSYVCTTPEEIDEALDAFGAPYVVKDDGLAAGKGVVVTEDLEQARAHALACDRVVIEEFLDGPEVSLFAITDGTTVLPLQPAQDFKRALDGDEGPNTGGMGAYSPLPWADPKLVDEVLATVLQPTVDELRRRGTPFSGLLYAGLAITSRGVRVIEFNARFGDPETQVVLARLRTPLAGVLLNAANGTLDDQSPLAWRDDAAVTVVVASHNYPGTPRTGDPIEGLAEVAATDAPEAYVLHAGTKRDGDAVVSAGGRVLSVTATGTDLAQARERAYAAVGRIRLDGSQHRTDIALKASGA from the coding sequence GTGAAGGTCCTCGTCATCGGCGGCGGCGCCCGCGAACACGCCCTGTGCCGCTCCCTCTCCCTCGATCCCGACGTCACCGCTCTGCACTGCGCGCCCGGCAACGCCGGAATCGCCGAGGTCGCCGAGCTGCACCCCGTCGACCAGCTCGACGGCGACGCCGTCGCCCGCCTGGCCACCGAGCTCGGTGCCGAACTGGTCGTCGTCGGCCCGGAGGCCCCGCTCGTCGAGGGGGTCGCCGACGCCGTCCGCGCCGCCGGCATCCCCGTCTTCGGCCCGTCCCGGGAGGCGGCGCAGCTGGAGGGCTCCAAGGCGTTCGCCAAGGACGTCATGGCCGGGGCCGGCGTCCCGACCGCCCGCAGCTACGTCTGCACCACCCCCGAGGAGATCGACGAGGCGCTGGACGCCTTCGGCGCTCCGTACGTCGTGAAGGACGACGGCCTCGCCGCCGGCAAGGGCGTCGTGGTCACCGAGGACCTGGAGCAGGCCCGGGCGCACGCGCTCGCCTGCGACCGCGTCGTGATCGAGGAGTTCCTGGACGGCCCCGAGGTCTCCCTCTTCGCCATCACCGACGGCACCACCGTCCTCCCGCTCCAGCCCGCGCAGGACTTCAAGCGCGCGCTCGACGGCGACGAGGGCCCGAACACCGGCGGCATGGGTGCCTACTCGCCGCTCCCGTGGGCCGACCCCAAGCTGGTCGACGAGGTCCTGGCCACGGTCCTGCAGCCGACCGTCGACGAGCTGCGCCGTCGCGGCACCCCGTTCTCCGGCCTGCTGTACGCGGGCCTGGCGATCACCAGCCGCGGCGTGCGGGTCATCGAGTTCAACGCGCGCTTCGGCGACCCGGAGACCCAGGTCGTGCTGGCCCGCCTCCGGACCCCGCTGGCGGGCGTGCTGCTGAACGCCGCCAACGGCACCCTGGACGACCAGTCGCCGCTCGCCTGGCGCGACGACGCCGCCGTGACCGTGGTCGTGGCCTCGCACAACTACCCGGGCACCCCGCGCACCGGCGACCCGATCGAGGGCCTGGCCGAGGTGGCGGCGACGGACGCCCCGGAGGCGTACGTGCTGCACGCCGGCACCAAGCGGGACGGCGACGCCGTCGTCAGCGCCGGCGGCCGCGTCCTTTCGGTGACCGCCACCGGTACGGACCTGGCGCAGGCCCGTGAGCGGGCGTACGCGGCAGTCGGCCGCATCCGCCTTGACGGTTCGCAGCACCGTACGGACATCGCGCTCAAGGCCTCCGGAGCCTGA
- the purL gene encoding phosphoribosylformylglycinamidine synthase subunit PurL, with the protein MTLDTVKHATETPDVEQPWKELGLKQDEYERIREILGRRPTGAELAMYSVMWSEHCSYKSSKVHLKQFGEKTPENDAMLVGIGENAGVVDVGQGYAVTFKVESHNHPSYIEPYQGAATGVGGIVRDILAMGARPVAVVDPLRFGAADHPDTRRVLPGVVAGIGGYGNCLGLPNIGGEVVFDECYQGNPLVNAGCIGVMKHEDIHLAKASGPGNKVILYGARTGGDGIGGVSVLASETFDDTKPTKRPAVQVGDPFQEKLLIECTLEIFREKLVAGIQDLGGAGLSCATSELASAGSGGMRVELDRVHLRDATLSPEEILMSESQERMCAIVEPEHVDRFLEICEKWDVIAVVIGEVTEGERLEIFWHGEQIVDVPPRTVAHEGPVYHRPYARPEWQDALQADDAGKLPRPQNGAELKDQVLRLVSSPNQASKSWITDQYDRFVQGNTVLAQPEDAGMVRIDEETNLGVAMATDGNGRYAKLDPYTGAQLALAEAYRNVAASGAKPLAISDCLNFGSPEDPAVMWQFAEATRGLADGCLQLGTPVTGGNVSLYNQTGEVAIHPTPVVAVLGVIDDVNRRTPIAFAEEGQLLYLLGDTKEEFGGSAWSEVIHKHLGGLPPAVDLDREKLLGEILISASRDGMIDAAHDLSDGGLVQAVVESCLRGGNGARLVVPEGLDAFTFLFSESAGRAVVAVPRSEELRFTDMCGARGLPATRIGVVDGDSVDVQGEFALSLTELREAHEATIPGLLA; encoded by the coding sequence ATGACTCTGGACACGGTCAAGCACGCGACCGAGACGCCCGACGTCGAGCAGCCCTGGAAGGAACTCGGCCTCAAGCAGGACGAGTACGAGCGCATCCGCGAGATCCTCGGCCGCCGTCCCACCGGCGCCGAGCTCGCCATGTACTCCGTCATGTGGTCCGAGCACTGCTCCTACAAGAGCAGCAAGGTCCACCTGAAGCAGTTCGGCGAGAAGACCCCCGAGAACGACGCCATGCTCGTCGGCATCGGCGAGAACGCGGGCGTCGTCGACGTCGGCCAGGGGTACGCGGTCACCTTCAAGGTCGAGTCGCACAACCACCCCAGCTACATCGAGCCCTACCAGGGCGCGGCCACCGGCGTCGGCGGCATCGTCCGCGACATCCTCGCCATGGGCGCCCGCCCGGTCGCCGTGGTCGACCCGCTGCGCTTCGGCGCCGCGGACCACCCCGACACCCGGCGCGTGCTGCCCGGCGTGGTCGCCGGCATCGGCGGCTACGGCAACTGCCTCGGCCTGCCGAACATCGGCGGCGAGGTCGTCTTCGACGAGTGCTACCAGGGCAACCCGCTGGTCAACGCCGGCTGCATCGGCGTGATGAAGCACGAGGACATCCACCTGGCCAAGGCCTCCGGCCCCGGCAACAAGGTGATCCTCTACGGTGCCCGCACCGGTGGCGACGGCATCGGCGGCGTGTCCGTGCTGGCCTCGGAGACCTTCGACGACACCAAGCCGACGAAGCGTCCCGCGGTCCAGGTCGGCGACCCGTTCCAGGAGAAGCTCCTCATCGAGTGCACCCTGGAGATCTTCCGGGAGAAGCTGGTCGCGGGCATCCAGGACCTCGGCGGCGCCGGCCTGTCCTGCGCCACCTCCGAGCTGGCCTCGGCCGGCTCCGGCGGCATGCGCGTGGAGCTCGACCGGGTCCACCTGCGCGACGCGACGCTCTCGCCCGAGGAGATCCTCATGAGCGAGTCGCAGGAGCGCATGTGCGCGATCGTCGAGCCCGAGCACGTCGACCGCTTCCTCGAGATCTGTGAGAAGTGGGACGTCATCGCGGTCGTCATCGGTGAGGTCACCGAGGGCGAGCGGCTGGAGATCTTCTGGCACGGCGAGCAGATCGTCGACGTCCCGCCGCGCACCGTCGCGCACGAGGGCCCGGTCTACCACCGGCCGTACGCGCGCCCGGAGTGGCAGGACGCGCTGCAGGCCGACGACGCCGGCAAGCTGCCCCGGCCGCAGAACGGCGCCGAGCTGAAGGACCAGGTCCTCCGGCTCGTCTCCTCGCCGAACCAGGCCTCGAAGTCCTGGATCACGGACCAGTACGACCGGTTCGTGCAGGGCAACACGGTCCTGGCGCAGCCCGAGGACGCCGGCATGGTCCGCATCGACGAGGAGACCAACCTCGGCGTGGCCATGGCGACCGACGGCAACGGCCGGTACGCCAAGCTCGACCCGTACACGGGTGCGCAGCTCGCGCTGGCGGAGGCGTACCGCAACGTCGCCGCCTCCGGTGCGAAGCCGCTCGCGATCTCGGACTGCCTGAACTTCGGTTCGCCCGAGGACCCGGCCGTGATGTGGCAGTTCGCCGAGGCCACCCGTGGTCTCGCGGACGGCTGCCTGCAGCTGGGCACCCCGGTCACCGGCGGCAACGTGTCGCTGTACAACCAGACCGGTGAGGTCGCCATCCACCCGACGCCCGTCGTGGCCGTCCTCGGTGTGATCGACGACGTCAACCGCCGCACCCCGATCGCCTTCGCGGAAGAGGGCCAGCTCCTCTACCTGCTCGGCGACACCAAGGAGGAGTTCGGCGGTTCGGCCTGGTCCGAGGTCATCCACAAGCACCTCGGCGGTCTGCCCCCGGCCGTGGACCTCGACCGGGAGAAGCTGCTCGGCGAGATCCTGATCTCGGCCTCCCGCGACGGCATGATCGACGCGGCCCACGACCTGTCCGACGGCGGTCTGGTCCAGGCGGTCGTCGAGTCCTGCCTGCGCGGCGGCAACGGCGCGCGCCTGGTGGTGCCCGAGGGCCTGGACGCGTTCACCTTCCTGTTCAGCGAGTCGGCCGGCCGTGCGGTCGTGGCCGTCCCGCGCAGCGAGGAGCTCCGCTTCACCGACATGTGCGGCGCGCGGGGTCTTCCGGCCACCCGCATCGGTGTGGTCGACGGTGACTCCGTGGACGTGCAGGGCGAGTTCGCGCTCTCCCTCACGGAGCTGCGCGAGGCGCACGAGGCGACGATCCCGGGCCTGCTGGCC
- a CDS encoding histone-like nucleoid-structuring protein Lsr2 yields MAQRVVVTLSDDIDGGEAAETVAFGLDGKMYEIDLNPANAKKLRKALAPYLAAGRKQSGRTAGSPRTVPEGGFKHTALAPAPAAVRAWAQSNKMDVPARGRIPKRVYEAFRAAG; encoded by the coding sequence GTGGCTCAGCGTGTGGTGGTCACCCTCTCCGATGACATCGACGGCGGAGAAGCAGCGGAAACAGTCGCGTTCGGACTGGACGGGAAGATGTACGAGATCGACCTGAATCCCGCCAATGCAAAGAAACTGCGCAAGGCGCTCGCGCCCTACCTCGCCGCGGGCCGCAAGCAGAGCGGCCGCACCGCCGGCAGCCCCAGGACGGTGCCCGAGGGTGGCTTCAAACACACCGCGCTCGCCCCGGCGCCGGCCGCGGTCCGCGCCTGGGCGCAGTCCAACAAGATGGACGTGCCCGCCCGGGGGCGCATCCCGAAGCGGGTCTACGAGGCCTTCCGCGCCGCGGGCTGA
- a CDS encoding membrane protein — protein MDGVSGTGSVIGDELGARAARARALAVLRVRGRALGAAVLPAAVAVVLYAGGVTDHFTGPGWDTARWVATVLAVVVLLAATAVALVVARARPAVTPTVELAETSAPDLYRMVRDLADRLGVPAPSAIALTPDCDSWLEDRSHPAHGRHRGGDAPVLVIGSPFLWWMRVGELRAVLAPVVAGTGPAAHPDIAAARRFVRGLDAAVAVPRRPGLDPVRKLGAAGVGRLARIMLVGCRTHAAEMERGVAAAGSERAQAVDYGVRIVAQEQVGLAYAGWDRLLTRVALPAWRMGRWPARLDAGVVSALTELSRRDRLAEGYTSRLGERPACDLLEEPGAVDAATSLLAARLFHGGPAEPGPDWAPVEWSEYPEEVVDRKWRADAARLHQVLDRLGPACPPAGPHGPEHPAPCTAADGPTLSRVMARLTAPQPSTGDAAAAAPGAAVDDGRATRTTAVGDDDREAGDTAVGDDQDARDTAVGDDREARDTAATAAQDARDTAATAAQDARDTAATDATVLAPVPTAEADPSPDIAAIAATDADLPPGADPGLDHGPGLDPDLDPDPAGNPAADVLAAALTAQAAREEALRPVVPEVEGPDGGLPLFPLQPPRTGRDLLADHVAAMVCCAAVDTAEAAPGLDWLDGPALLVAGERSTDLNGVVLALVEDGDPEPLRAWLARTGVRPEKPVRLV, from the coding sequence ATGGACGGCGTGTCCGGTACCGGATCGGTCATCGGCGACGAACTCGGCGCGCGCGCCGCGCGGGCCCGCGCCCTGGCCGTGCTCCGCGTCCGCGGCAGGGCTCTGGGGGCCGCCGTGCTCCCCGCGGCCGTCGCCGTCGTCCTCTACGCGGGCGGCGTCACCGACCACTTCACGGGCCCCGGCTGGGACACCGCCCGCTGGGTGGCCACCGTCCTCGCCGTGGTCGTGCTCCTCGCCGCGACCGCCGTCGCCCTGGTCGTCGCGCGGGCCCGCCCGGCCGTGACGCCGACGGTGGAGCTCGCCGAGACCTCCGCCCCCGACCTCTACCGGATGGTCCGCGACCTCGCCGACCGCCTCGGGGTCCCCGCGCCCTCCGCGATAGCCCTGACCCCGGACTGCGACAGCTGGCTGGAGGACCGCTCCCACCCGGCGCACGGCCGGCACCGCGGCGGCGACGCGCCCGTCCTCGTCATCGGCTCGCCCTTCCTGTGGTGGATGCGCGTCGGCGAGCTCCGCGCGGTCCTGGCCCCCGTCGTCGCCGGTACGGGCCCGGCGGCCCACCCCGACATAGCCGCGGCCCGCCGGTTCGTACGGGGCCTGGACGCGGCGGTCGCCGTGCCCCGGCGCCCCGGCCTCGACCCGGTCCGCAAGCTCGGCGCGGCCGGCGTCGGCCGACTGGCCCGGATCATGCTCGTGGGCTGCCGGACGCACGCCGCGGAGATGGAGCGGGGCGTGGCCGCGGCCGGCTCCGAGCGCGCGCAGGCCGTGGACTACGGGGTGCGCATCGTCGCCCAGGAGCAGGTCGGCCTCGCCTACGCGGGCTGGGACCGGCTGCTGACCCGGGTCGCCCTGCCCGCCTGGCGGATGGGCCGCTGGCCCGCCCGTCTGGACGCGGGCGTGGTCTCCGCCCTCACCGAACTCTCCCGCCGCGACCGCCTGGCCGAGGGCTACACCTCCCGGCTCGGCGAGCGCCCCGCCTGCGACCTCCTGGAGGAGCCGGGCGCGGTCGACGCGGCCACCTCGCTGCTCGCCGCCCGCCTCTTCCACGGCGGCCCGGCCGAGCCGGGCCCGGACTGGGCCCCGGTCGAGTGGAGCGAGTATCCGGAGGAGGTCGTCGACCGCAAATGGCGCGCCGACGCGGCCCGCCTCCACCAGGTCCTCGACCGCCTCGGCCCGGCCTGCCCGCCGGCCGGGCCCCACGGCCCCGAGCACCCGGCTCCGTGCACGGCCGCCGACGGCCCCACCCTGTCCCGCGTCATGGCCCGCCTCACGGCCCCGCAGCCCTCCACCGGGGACGCGGCCGCCGCGGCGCCCGGAGCCGCGGTCGACGACGGCCGGGCCACCCGTACCACCGCCGTCGGCGACGACGACCGGGAAGCCGGGGACACCGCCGTCGGCGACGACCAAGACGCCCGGGACACCGCCGTCGGCGACGACCGGGAAGCCCGGGACACCGCCGCCACCGCCGCCCAAGACGCCCGGGACACCGCCGCCACCGCCGCCCAAGACGCCCGGGACACCGCCGCCACCGACGCGACTGTCCTTGCCCCGGTCCCGACCGCCGAGGCCGATCCGTCCCCGGACATCGCCGCGATCGCCGCCACCGACGCGGACCTGCCCCCCGGGGCAGACCCGGGCCTCGACCACGGCCCGGGCCTCGACCCCGACCTCGACCCCGACCCCGCAGGCAACCCCGCCGCCGACGTGCTCGCCGCCGCGCTCACCGCGCAGGCGGCCCGTGAGGAGGCGCTGCGGCCGGTCGTGCCCGAGGTCGAGGGGCCCGACGGAGGGCTGCCGCTCTTCCCGCTCCAGCCGCCCCGCACCGGCCGGGACCTGCTCGCCGACCACGTGGCGGCCATGGTCTGCTGCGCCGCCGTGGACACGGCGGAGGCGGCCCCGGGCCTCGACTGGCTCGACGGGCCCGCCCTGCTGGTCGCGGGGGAGCGCAGCACCGATCTGAACGGCGTGGTCCTCGCCCTCGTCGAGGACGGCGACCCCGAGCCGCTGCGCGCCTGGCTGGCCAGGACCGGAGTGCGCCCGGAGAAGCCGGTCCGACTGGTCTGA
- the purS gene encoding phosphoribosylformylglycinamidine synthase subunit PurS → MARVVVDVMLKPEILDPQGQAVQRALPRLGFEGIADVRQGKRFELEVEGPVDEAALARIHEMAETFLANTVIEDFTVKVES, encoded by the coding sequence GTGGCACGCGTCGTAGTCGACGTCATGCTCAAGCCGGAGATCCTCGACCCCCAGGGACAGGCGGTGCAGCGTGCACTGCCCCGCCTCGGATTCGAGGGCATCGCCGACGTCCGCCAGGGGAAGCGCTTCGAGCTCGAGGTGGAGGGACCGGTCGACGAGGCCGCCCTCGCCCGCATCCATGAGATGGCCGAAACCTTCCTTGCCAACACCGTGATCGAAGACTTCACCGTGAAGGTGGAGTCGTGA
- the purQ gene encoding phosphoribosylformylglycinamidine synthase subunit PurQ has translation MTARIGVVTFPGTLDDQDALRAARLAGAEPVSLWHRDKDLKQVDAVVLAGGFSYGDYLRAGAISRFSPVMESIIEQAKAGMPVLGICNGFQILTEAHLLPGAMLRNNHLHFICRDQKLRVENAETAWTSDYTVGQEIEVPLKNMDGRYVADERTLDELEAEGRVAFRYLDVNPNGSLRDIAGITNAAGNVVGLMPHPEHAVEPLIGTGKTDGLGFFTSILKKLVNA, from the coding sequence GTGACCGCACGCATCGGCGTCGTCACGTTCCCCGGAACGCTCGACGACCAGGACGCGCTGCGCGCCGCCCGCCTCGCGGGCGCCGAGCCCGTCTCGCTCTGGCACCGCGACAAGGACCTCAAGCAGGTCGACGCCGTGGTCCTGGCCGGCGGCTTCTCCTACGGCGACTACCTGCGGGCCGGCGCCATCTCCCGCTTCTCGCCGGTGATGGAGTCGATCATCGAGCAGGCGAAGGCGGGCATGCCCGTCCTCGGCATCTGCAACGGCTTCCAGATCCTCACCGAAGCCCACCTGCTGCCGGGCGCCATGCTGCGCAACAACCACCTCCACTTCATCTGCCGCGACCAGAAGCTGCGGGTGGAGAACGCGGAGACCGCCTGGACCTCGGACTACACCGTGGGCCAGGAGATCGAGGTCCCGCTCAAGAACATGGACGGCCGTTACGTCGCCGACGAGCGCACGCTCGACGAGCTGGAGGCCGAGGGGCGGGTGGCCTTCCGCTACCTGGACGTGAACCCCAACGGCTCGCTGCGCGACATCGCGGGCATCACCAACGCCGCGGGCAACGTGGTCGGCCTCATGCCGCACCCGGAGCACGCCGTCGAGCCGCTGATCGGCACCGGCAAGACGGACGGCCTCGGTTTCTTCACCTCGATCCTCAAGAAGCTGGTCAACGCCTGA